Proteins from a single region of Selenomonadales bacterium:
- a CDS encoding AraC family transcriptional regulator, with amino-acid sequence MNQSTPLPNASLLNQLLRFTPTARMFFSGNLCTLTQGSEADGLKQGTMHLLSRGELQLTRKGFAPLNVRAPSVLLLPRALEHWVQGSGPQGVDLMCATLSELAPPLDMILPDVTVIDLTATSSLQRPVELLFEEAEARAFGYRAAIDRLLQYTFVVLVRHLIDRQLLSGGVLEAMVDSRLGVVLSMLHESPEHDWTLDSMAELAHLSRSAFALRFVQVVGIPPLTYLTHWRMAVARNLLAQGQAVKAVASQVGYGNATAFARAFQRASGQSPSAWQMEHLSQP; translated from the coding sequence TTGAACCAAAGCACTCCCTTGCCGAACGCCTCTCTGCTGAACCAGCTGTTACGGTTCACCCCCACGGCGCGCATGTTTTTCTCGGGAAATCTCTGTACCCTGACGCAGGGATCCGAGGCTGACGGCCTCAAGCAGGGGACGATGCACCTGCTGAGTCGCGGCGAGCTGCAACTGACGCGCAAGGGCTTTGCGCCGCTGAACGTGCGGGCGCCCAGCGTGCTGTTGCTTCCCCGCGCGTTGGAGCACTGGGTTCAGGGCTCAGGGCCGCAGGGGGTGGACCTGATGTGCGCCACCCTCAGTGAATTGGCGCCGCCGCTGGACATGATCTTGCCGGACGTCACGGTGATTGACTTGACCGCCACGTCATCGCTGCAGCGACCGGTAGAGCTGCTGTTCGAGGAGGCCGAGGCACGTGCTTTTGGTTATCGGGCAGCGATCGACCGCCTGCTGCAATACACCTTCGTGGTGCTTGTGCGTCACCTGATTGATCGGCAACTGCTGTCCGGCGGTGTGCTGGAGGCCATGGTCGACAGCCGTCTGGGTGTGGTGCTGTCCATGCTGCACGAATCGCCAGAGCACGACTGGACGCTTGACAGCATGGCGGAGCTGGCGCACCTGTCCCGGTCTGCCTTTGCCCTGCGCTTTGTCCAGGTGGTGGGCATACCGCCGTTGACCTACTTGACCCACTGGCGCATGGCGGTTGCCCGCAACCTACTCGCGCAAGGGCAGGCAGTGAAGGCGGTGGCCTCTCAGGTGGGCTACGGTAATGCCACCGCATTCGCGCGAGCGTTTCAACGGGCCTCGGGGCAATCGCCCAGCGCTTGGCAGATGGAGCATCTGAGTCAGCCGTAG
- the msrA gene encoding peptide-methionine (S)-S-oxide reductase MsrA, with protein sequence MKEITMNPSEKAVLAGGCFWGMQDLVRKLPGVLRTRVGYSGGDVPNATYRNHGTHAEALEVEFDPTQTSFRDLLEFFFQIHDPSTPGRQGNDRGSSYRSAIFYTSDEQLATAQQTIADVNASGLWPGKVVTELAPAGPFWEAEPEHQDYLVKHPNGYTCHYPRAGWKLPRREIG encoded by the coding sequence TTGAAGGAGATCACGATGAACCCGAGCGAAAAAGCAGTCCTGGCCGGCGGTTGTTTCTGGGGCATGCAGGACCTGGTGCGCAAGCTGCCTGGCGTGTTGCGCACCCGTGTGGGCTACAGCGGCGGCGATGTGCCCAACGCCACCTACCGCAACCACGGCACCCACGCCGAGGCGTTGGAGGTGGAGTTCGACCCCACGCAGACGAGCTTTCGCGACCTGCTGGAGTTCTTCTTCCAGATCCACGATCCGAGCACCCCGGGGCGCCAGGGCAATGACCGCGGCAGTTCCTACCGGTCGGCCATTTTCTACACCTCGGACGAGCAGCTGGCCACGGCGCAGCAGACCATTGCCGATGTGAATGCCTCGGGTTTGTGGCCGGGCAAGGTGGTCACCGAGCTCGCGCCCGCGGGGCCGTTCTGGGAGGCCGAGCCCGAGCATCAGGACTACCTGGTCAAGCACCCCAACGGCTACACCTGCCACTACCCCCGTGCGGGCTGGAAGCTGCCGCGACGCGAGATCGGCTGA
- a CDS encoding redoxin domain-containing protein yields the protein MGGPTRCVCFFPEEMVMQSRCIQQAPELRVPWWIDGEGRSMAPLKLSDLGDGFKVIFCFQHWCPGCHSHGFPTLQKLIKALGDRGFAFAAVQTVFEGAESNTFERLRETQLRYGLNIPFGHDPAIGRASSLMADYGTRGTPWFLVIDPLDEVLYSDFELDERQLIGAFGASNDGLKAA from the coding sequence GTGGGCGGGCCGACCCGGTGTGTCTGTTTTTTTCCTGAGGAGATGGTGATGCAATCCCGGTGCATTCAACAGGCGCCCGAGCTGCGGGTGCCGTGGTGGATCGACGGCGAAGGGCGCAGCATGGCACCGCTGAAGCTGTCCGATCTGGGCGACGGGTTCAAAGTGATCTTCTGCTTCCAGCACTGGTGTCCGGGCTGCCACAGCCATGGCTTTCCGACCCTGCAGAAGCTGATCAAGGCGTTGGGCGATCGCGGCTTCGCGTTTGCCGCGGTGCAGACCGTGTTCGAGGGCGCCGAGTCCAACACCTTCGAGCGCCTGCGCGAGACGCAGTTGCGCTACGGCTTGAACATTCCGTTCGGACACGACCCTGCGATCGGACGCGCGTCGTCGCTCATGGCGGACTACGGGACGCGCGGCACGCCGTGGTTTTTGGTGATCGATCCGCTGGACGAGGTGCTCTACAGCGACTTCGAGCTCGACGAGCGGCAGCTGATCGGGGCGTTCGGCGCTTCGAACGATGGTCTCAAGGCGGCCTGA
- a CDS encoding YdiU family protein, whose product MRASTPKAVSEPKTPGTGPAFRLPFDNSFFRDMQGFYVPWKPEPSPAPAWVQFNDALALELGLEPATLKSATGLAWLSGVEMPAEAAPLAQAYAGHQFGQFSPHLGDGRALLLGELIDTAGQRRDLALKGSGRTPFSRRGDGKAALGPALREYLMGEAMHALGIPTTRALAVIRTGERVNREGSPPGAILVRVAASHLRVGTFEFFAAREEEVMLRRLLDYAVARHDPALAKLSDKPIPMLEAVCERQAQLIARWMGVGFIHGVMNTDNMSISGETIDYGPCAFMEGFDPATVFSSIDRQGRYAYGQQPAMAQWNLARLAEALLPVLDARDIDVVERVEQVVAGFAVRFDRHWTGQLRAKLGLAAEEPDDRALADDFLQLLQREKVDFTLAFRLLSDAITGPDAALHDLFGRERPALSDWLARWRQRMAREGRTLQDCAATAWSVNPFVIPRNHQVEAALSSAVDEADLGPFERLLAVLGRPYETVESARPFTLPASPEVAAAHRTFCGT is encoded by the coding sequence ATGCGTGCGTCCACACCAAAGGCCGTGTCGGAGCCGAAGACGCCGGGGACGGGCCCGGCGTTTCGGCTGCCGTTTGACAACAGCTTCTTCCGGGACATGCAGGGGTTCTATGTGCCTTGGAAGCCCGAGCCGTCCCCGGCCCCGGCCTGGGTGCAGTTCAACGACGCCCTGGCGCTGGAGCTGGGGCTGGAGCCGGCGACGCTGAAGTCTGCGACCGGTCTGGCGTGGCTGTCCGGCGTGGAAATGCCGGCTGAGGCGGCGCCGCTGGCGCAGGCCTACGCGGGACACCAGTTCGGCCAGTTCTCGCCACACTTGGGGGATGGCCGCGCCTTGCTGCTCGGGGAACTCATCGACACGGCAGGACAGCGTCGGGACCTGGCCCTCAAGGGGTCGGGCCGTACGCCGTTTTCGCGCCGTGGCGATGGCAAGGCGGCACTGGGCCCGGCGCTGCGCGAGTACCTCATGGGCGAGGCCATGCACGCGTTGGGCATTCCCACGACGCGTGCGCTGGCGGTGATCCGGACCGGTGAGCGGGTGAACCGCGAGGGCTCGCCCCCCGGGGCGATCTTGGTGCGCGTGGCGGCCAGCCACTTGCGGGTGGGCACTTTTGAGTTCTTCGCGGCGCGGGAGGAGGAGGTGATGCTTCGGCGGCTGCTCGACTATGCCGTGGCGCGGCATGACCCCGCCCTCGCCAAGCTTTCCGACAAGCCCATTCCGATGCTGGAGGCCGTCTGTGAGCGGCAGGCGCAGCTGATTGCACGCTGGATGGGCGTGGGCTTCATCCACGGGGTGATGAACACCGACAACATGAGCATTTCGGGCGAGACCATCGACTATGGTCCGTGTGCGTTCATGGAGGGTTTCGATCCGGCCACGGTGTTCAGCTCGATCGACCGTCAGGGGCGATATGCCTACGGCCAGCAGCCGGCCATGGCGCAATGGAACCTGGCCCGTCTGGCCGAAGCGTTGCTGCCGGTTCTGGACGCCCGCGATATCGACGTCGTGGAACGGGTGGAACAGGTGGTGGCCGGGTTTGCCGTGCGCTTTGACCGGCATTGGACCGGGCAGCTGCGCGCCAAGCTGGGCTTGGCCGCTGAAGAGCCGGACGACCGCGCCCTGGCGGACGACTTCCTGCAGCTGCTGCAGCGGGAAAAGGTGGACTTCACGCTGGCGTTCCGCCTCCTGTCCGACGCCATCACGGGGCCGGATGCCGCACTGCACGACCTGTTCGGACGGGAGCGCCCGGCGCTCTCGGACTGGCTGGCGCGCTGGCGCCAGCGCATGGCCCGGGAGGGAAGGACCTTGCAGGACTGCGCCGCAACGGCGTGGTCGGTCAATCCCTTCGTGATCCCGCGCAATCACCAGGTGGAGGCGGCGCTGTCGAGTGCCGTGGACGAGGCCGACCTCGGTCCGTTCGAGCGCCTGCTGGCGGTGCTGGGGCGGCCGTACGAGACGGTGGAGTCCGCGCGGCCATTCACGCTGCCGGCCTCGCCCGAAGTGGCCGCAGCCCACCGCACCTTCTGCGGCACCTGA